The genomic stretch GCGCCTCGGCCGCGGAAACGGCGTCGGCTTTGCCCGACACCCCCTTGGCGAGCAGCGCAGCGGTCTGCGTTTCCTCGAGCATATCCAGGTCGTTGTTGCTGGCCGTGCTGTCGGTGCCCAGCGCAACGTTCACCCCGGCGCCAAGCAGCGATTCCACCGGAGCAAATCCGCTCGCGAGTTTCAGGTTGGATTGCGGGCAGTGCACAACCGAACAGCCACGCTCGGCCAGCACCGCGATCTCCCCCTCCTCGAGTTGGACCGCATGGACCGCCATCAGGCGCTCATTGACCACGCCCACGCGGTCCAGGCGGGCGAGCGGCCGGCATCCGTGCCGTTGAAGCGACTCGGCGATTTCGCCTTCGGTCTCGTGAACGTGTATGTGTATGGGAATATCGCGTTCCTCCGCCAGTTCCGCGCACAGAGCGAGACCTGCATCATCGACCGAGTAGGGCGCGTGCGGGGCCATAGTGAACGAGATGCCCGCCTCGCCCCGAAATCGACCGTACAGTTCCGCGTTCTTGCGAAGCGAGGCCTGCCGGTCCGCGGCCCAGCAATTGGGGAAATCGACCATCGGCAGGCCCACGGCCATTCGCACCCCGCGACTCACGGCCACTTCGGCGCCGACGTCGGGGAAGAAATACATGTCGGCGAAGCAGGTCGTCCCGGAGCGCACCATCTCGACCAGCGCCAACTCCGTTCCGGCGCGCACGTAGTCCTCGTTCAGGTGCCGGGCCTCGGCCGGCCAGATGTGATTCTCAAGCCATGCCTGCAGGGGGGTGTCGTCGGCAAAGCCGCGCAGCAGCGTCATTCCGGCGTGGGTGTGCGCATTGACCAGCCCCGGGAAAACGACATGGTCGGGACGCTCGATCCTGCGGGCCCGCGGCCAGCGGCGCCTCGCCTCGGCGCCCGGCAGCAGCGCGGCAATGCGGTCGTCGCGCACCGCCAGCGCATGGTTCTCAAGCACCGAGCCCGCAGGTTCGACCGGCAGTATCCAGCGGGGGAGGAACAGGACGTCGGGTGCTTGCATCAGGGCCCGGGAATCGCGCGAGGAGCCGGGAGAAATTGTACCGGCGGTCGGCCCGCCGGCGCATATACTTTTCTTCCTGTTCTCCCGGGAGACGGGCTTATGTGGATACGCAAGAGCGAGAAGGACCGGCAAGAGGGGCGGCGCACGCCCATCCCGACCCAGGTCGTGTCCAACGAAGAATACATCCCGATGCCGCAGTCGGAGGACCAGCGGCGCGTCGAACGGCGGATTCACGAACTGGCGGACCGCTTGGCCGGCCGGCGCAGGATGAGCCGCCGGCAATACCTGGGCAGCGCCGCCGGCATGGCCGCGGCCTTCCTGGCCATGAACGAGGTGTTCGGCCGGTATTTTCTGGTCGACTGGGCGGAAGCCGCCGAAGCCGGGACCGAACGGGAATCCTGGCCCGATTTCATATTCGACGCCCAGCTTCACCACGTAAAGGAGGGAATCGTCGGCCCGCTGGGCTTCCGCCGCCTGGCCGGCATGTTCAACCTGAATCCGGACCTGGTGGGCGTCAGGCCCGGGCGTGAGGACCTGCAGCTCGAGAACTTCACCAAGGAAGTCTTCCTGGACAGCGAAACCACGATGGGAATCATCAGCGGCGCGCCCATCGGCGACGACCGCTACAACATCCTTCCGGTGGACATGATGGTGGAGACGCGGCGGACCATCAACGAGCTCGCGGGCTCGCAGCGCATGCTGAGCCACGGCCTGGCGGCGCCCAACATGCCCGGCAGCCTGGAGGAAATCGAGCGCCAGGCCGCGGAACTCAAGGTGGACGGCTGGAAGTGCTACACGGGCGTGCCGGTCAATCCCTGGCGGATGGACGACGAGAAGGTCGCCTATCCGTTCTACGAGCTGGCGCTCAAGCTGGGGGTCACCAATATTTCGGTGCACAAGGGCCTGCCCATAGTCGGCACCGACCCCGAATACTGCCGGCCCTGGGACATCCGGAAGGCCGCGCTGGATTGGCCGGATCTGAACTTCATCGTCTATCACTCGGGATTCAGGAACCTGGTCAACGAACTGGCGGCCGGCAATACCGGCATCGACGAAAACGGCTACCTGGTATGGACCTCCGATATCGTGAAGGACCGCCTGGAAACGCCGGAGATGACCAACGTCTACATGGAACTCGGTAGCGTGTTCGGGCACACGGCGATCACCCATCCCGAAATCTGCAGCCACCTGATGGGCCAGATTCTCAAGGCCTTCGGCAGCGATCATGTGATCTGGGGCACCGATTCGATCTGGTGGGGATCGCCGCAGTGGCAGATCGAGGCCTTCCGCCGTTTCGAGATTCCGGAAGCACTGCAGGAAAAGCACGGCTATCCCGCGATCACACGCAAGGACAAGGAGCGGATTCTCGGCCTGAACTCGGCGCGCATGTACGGCATCGACGTGCCGGCCGCGCTGGAGTCGATACCGGGCGACCGGCTCAGCCAGATGCGGGCGGAGTACCTGGAAAGCGGGCCTCAGCCGAGCAACACGCAATACGGCTGGGTGCACGAAGGGCCGCTGGCGGAAGATCCGGAAGTACCCTGGAGCACCCCCATATGAGTTACGAACACATTTCGGTTCGGCCCGCTACCGGCACCTTCGGCGCCACGGTGGGCGGCGTCGATCTCTCGCAGCCCCTGGACGAAGCGACCCTCGGCGAAGTCCGTTCCGCCTGGCTCGAATACCAGGTGCTGTTTTTCCGCGACCAGGCAATGACCCCGAAGCAGCACGAGGACTTCGCCGCGAATTTCGGCGAACTCACCAAAGCCGGCTTCATGCCGACGCTCGAGGGCACGACCGGCGTCTTCGTTCAGGAATACCCCGGACTGTACAGCCGCGACGTGACCGACATCACCTGGCACTGCGACGCGGCCTTTCTGCCGGTTCCGTCGCGCGGATCGGTGCTGTACGCGCTGGACGTGCCCGAGGGCGCCGGCGACACGGTCTGGGCGAACATGTACGCGGCCTACGACGACCTTTCCGGCAGCATGCAGTCGTTCCTGTCGGGGCTAACGGCGGTCAACGACAACGCCTATCGCAACCTGGAGACGCTGCTTGAGCGCCTCGGGCCGGAGGCTTTCGCGCAGATGCGCAAGATGCTGCCGCCTTCCGGGCATCCGGTGGTCCGCACCCATCCGGAAACCGGGCGCAAGTCGCTGTTCGTGAGCGAATTGATGACCTCGCACATCAAGGACATGAAGCCGGAGGAAAGCCGCATGCTGCTGGATTTCCTGTTCCGCCACAGCACCCAGCCCGAGTTCCAGTGCCGGTTCGCCTGGGAGAAGCACTCGGTGGCCTTCTGGGACAACCGCTGCACGATCCACAAGGGGGTTTTCGACTTCGGCGACCGGCATCGCCTCATGCACCGGGTCTCCATCGACGACGACCGCCCGCCGGCCTGACGCAGGCTCAGCTAGGCAGCGCAGTCAGGCTGCCTGATGCCCCGGAGCGGTCACTGCCAGGTTGTGGAATCGCTGTCGTTGTACAAGATTTCG from Gammaproteobacteria bacterium encodes the following:
- a CDS encoding amidohydrolase family protein, giving the protein MVLKHRARRFDRQYPAGEEQDVGCLHQGPGIARGAGRNCTGGRPAGAYTFLPVLPGDGLMWIRKSEKDRQEGRRTPIPTQVVSNEEYIPMPQSEDQRRVERRIHELADRLAGRRRMSRRQYLGSAAGMAAAFLAMNEVFGRYFLVDWAEAAEAGTERESWPDFIFDAQLHHVKEGIVGPLGFRRLAGMFNLNPDLVGVRPGREDLQLENFTKEVFLDSETTMGIISGAPIGDDRYNILPVDMMVETRRTINELAGSQRMLSHGLAAPNMPGSLEEIERQAAELKVDGWKCYTGVPVNPWRMDDEKVAYPFYELALKLGVTNISVHKGLPIVGTDPEYCRPWDIRKAALDWPDLNFIVYHSGFRNLVNELAAGNTGIDENGYLVWTSDIVKDRLETPEMTNVYMELGSVFGHTAITHPEICSHLMGQILKAFGSDHVIWGTDSIWWGSPQWQIEAFRRFEIPEALQEKHGYPAITRKDKERILGLNSARMYGIDVPAALESIPGDRLSQMRAEYLESGPQPSNTQYGWVHEGPLAEDPEVPWSTPI
- a CDS encoding taurine dioxygenase, whose product is MSYEHISVRPATGTFGATVGGVDLSQPLDEATLGEVRSAWLEYQVLFFRDQAMTPKQHEDFAANFGELTKAGFMPTLEGTTGVFVQEYPGLYSRDVTDITWHCDAAFLPVPSRGSVLYALDVPEGAGDTVWANMYAAYDDLSGSMQSFLSGLTAVNDNAYRNLETLLERLGPEAFAQMRKMLPPSGHPVVRTHPETGRKSLFVSELMTSHIKDMKPEESRMLLDFLFRHSTQPEFQCRFAWEKHSVAFWDNRCTIHKGVFDFGDRHRLMHRVSIDDDRPPA
- a CDS encoding TRZ/ATZ family hydrolase; translation: MQAPDVLFLPRWILPVEPAGSVLENHALAVRDDRIAALLPGAEARRRWPRARRIERPDHVVFPGLVNAHTHAGMTLLRGFADDTPLQAWLENHIWPAEARHLNEDYVRAGTELALVEMVRSGTTCFADMYFFPDVGAEVAVSRGVRMAVGLPMVDFPNCWAADRQASLRKNAELYGRFRGEAGISFTMAPHAPYSVDDAGLALCAELAEERDIPIHIHVHETEGEIAESLQRHGCRPLARLDRVGVVNERLMAVHAVQLEEGEIAVLAERGCSVVHCPQSNLKLASGFAPVESLLGAGVNVALGTDSTASNNDLDMLEETQTAALLAKGVSGKADAVSAAEALEMATLAGARALGLDGELGSLRPGKAADFVALDLSAANSQPVYDPASQLAYSGKSSQITDVWVRGKALMEAGRLGWGDEDRILAQAREWGSRIGSSRGDPAAAREMQ